The genomic stretch TTCGCGCGGTACACATTGCTGCTCCACGCCGAGGCGGCGAGGCCGTACGGGGTGTCGTTGGCCAGCCGGATGCCCTCATCATCATGGTCGAACGGCAGTACGACCAGTACCGGCCCGAAGATCTCGGACTGGACGATCTCGCTGTCCTGGCCGGCGTCGGCGATCAGGGTCGGCCGGTAGTAGGCGCCCTTCGCTAGGTCGCCCTGTGGCGCCTCGCCGCCGGTCACCACGCGCGCGTAGCCACGCGCCCGGTCCACGAACCCCGCCACCCGGTCCCGCTGGACGTGCGAGATGAGCGGGCCGAGGTCGGTGCCCGCGGCGAACGGGTCCCCGAGGCGAACGGTCTCCATCAGCGCGGCGGTCTGCTCCACGAAGGCGTCGTAGAGCGGTCGCTGCACGTACGCGCGCGTGGCGGCGGTGCAGTCCTGGCCGGTGTTGATGAGCGCCCCGGCGACCGCTCCATGGACGGCGGCCTCCAGATCGGCGTCGTCGAAGACGACGAAGGGCGCCTTGCCGCCCAGCTCCAGGTGCAGCCGCTTGACCGTGGCGGTGGCGACCTCGGCGACGCGCTTGCCGACGGCGGTGGACCCGGTGAAGGAGGTCATGGCGACGTCGGGGTGCCCGACGAGGTGCTGCCCGGCCTCCTTCCCGGTCCCGGTGACGATGTTGACGACTCCGTCCGGGATACCGGCGTCCGTGGCGGCCTGCGCGAACAACAGCGAGGTGAGCGGGGTCAGCTCGGCGGGCTTCAGCACGACGGTGTTGCCCGCGGCGATCGCCGGGAGGATCTTCCAGGCGGCCATCTGCAGCGGGTAGTTCCAGGGCGCGATGGACCCTACGACGCCGATCGGCTCGCGCCGGATGTACGACGTGTGGTCGCCCGAGTACTCACCGGCGGACTGCCCCTGCAGATGCCGGGCGGCACCCGCGAAGAAGGCGGTGTTGTCGACGGTCCCCGGCACATCGAACTCGCGGGTCAGCTTCAGCGGCTTGCCGCACTGCAGGGACTCGGCGCGGGCCAAGTCCTCGGCGCGGTCGGCGAGCACGGCGGCGAACCGGTGCAGGGCATCGGAGCGCTCACCCGGGGTGGCCGAGGACCAGCCCGGGAAGGCCTCGCGCGCGGCGGCGACAGCCGCGTCGACGTCGTCGGTGCCGGCCAGCTCATAGGTGTACACCTCCGCGCCGGTGGCGGGGTCGACCACGGCGTGGGTGCGGCCCGAGGTGCCCTGGGTCAGGCGACCGGCGATGAACTGCGCGCCAGCGGCGAGTCGGTCCTGTGCGGGGAATCGTTCCGGGGTGGCGGTGCCCGGGTTGTGCATGTCGCTCTCCTCCGCCGTTCGCCCCGTCCCAGGGGGTGGGTGGCGTAGCTCCAGCTCGATTTGAGTGCCGATCCTGACAGAGCAACAGGACTCCAACAAGTGATTCCGTTGTTGCCTTTTGGTTACGCGACGGAATCTGTCGACCAGGTGTCGAGTGGAGGTCGAAAAGGGCGGACGGAGTGTCAGTGGTGCGTGCCAGACTCGCGTGCATGGGAAAGATCGACGGGGTGGAAGCACTGATCAGCGAGGTCCGGGCCGGAGCGAGGGTGAAGTACCTGCACTTCTGGGGGCACCGGCCGAGGCCGGACGGCAGGATCGGCGCGAGCTGTCTGAGCCAGTGGTGGCCGTCACCTTTCGTGGTCGACGGGGTGGAATACGCGACGGCCGAGCACTGGATGATGGCGGGCAAGGCGCGGCTGTTCGAGGACGCGGAGGCGGAGCGGCGGATCCTGGCCGCGGAGCATCCCGCCGAGGCGAAGAAGGCGGGGCGGCTGGTGCGCGGCTTCGACGAGGCGATATGGGAGCGGGAGCGCTTCCGGATCGTGGTCGAGGGCAGCGTGCACAAGTTCGCGGCGGATGAGGAGCTGCGGTCGTTCCTGCTGGGCACCGGTGACCGTGTCCTGGTGGAGGCCAGTCCCGTGGACCGGGTGTGGGGCATCGGGCTCGCGGCGGACGATGCGGCGGCCTCGGATCCGGAGCGGTGGCGGGGGCCGAATCTGCTGGGGTTCGCGCTGATGGAGGCGCGAGAGCGGCTGTCGGGGGCCGAGGTCTGAGAGGGCCGGCCACGCAGGCCGAGAGCTGAGAGGGTCGGATGCGGCGCCGCCACGCGGCCTGAGGGCTGAGGGGGCCGGCCGCGTGGGCCGCCCCCCTCACCGGCCGGGCCGGTCCCGGTTCAGGACGCGCCCATGATGCTCGCGAAGAGCAGCAGACCCAGCAGTGGCAGGATCACGGTCGCCACGATGCCGCAGACGAGTCCGGCGGTCGCCGCTCCCCTGTTGGTGGCCTCGCCCCGGTTGGCCTTTCCTCGGCCGATGGCACCGAAGATGATCCCGAGGATGCCCAGGATGACTCCGAAGAACCAGAGGAAGAAGGTGAGGCTGCAGACCACCCCGATGATGCCCAGCACCAGTCCCGTGGTGCCCATGCCGTTGCTCGGCTGCATCGGCATGGCATAACCGGGGCCCTGCCCGTAGCCCACCGGCGGCGCGGCCGGGTACGACGGACCCGCCTGGGGGTAGCCGTAGCCCGGGGCCGGCTGCTGCGGGGGCTGGTTCGGCGGACCGTAGCCGCCGGGTGTGGGGTTGGTATAGGACATGAAGTGGTCTCCCCTCCGTTGACAGTCAAGGCATCGTAATGGCAGGACACAGGAGGAGAGGGCGGGTTCCGGCCGACGGTTCCGGAAGGCTGCGCTCCGCCGGATTCAGCGGTCGGCGGCCGCCGTCACCGAGACGCTGCGGGCGGAGTCGTCGTACGGGTCGGAGTGCGTGCTGCCCTCATGGATGGCGGCGTTGATGCCGATCGCGAGCAGGACGATCACGGCGATACCGAGGACGATGCCGAT from Streptomyces roseochromogenus subsp. oscitans DS 12.976 encodes the following:
- a CDS encoding gamma-aminobutyraldehyde dehydrogenase, with translation MHNPGTATPERFPAQDRLAAGAQFIAGRLTQGTSGRTHAVVDPATGAEVYTYELAGTDDVDAAVAAAREAFPGWSSATPGERSDALHRFAAVLADRAEDLARAESLQCGKPLKLTREFDVPGTVDNTAFFAGAARHLQGQSAGEYSGDHTSYIRREPIGVVGSIAPWNYPLQMAAWKILPAIAAGNTVVLKPAELTPLTSLLFAQAATDAGIPDGVVNIVTGTGKEAGQHLVGHPDVAMTSFTGSTAVGKRVAEVATATVKRLHLELGGKAPFVVFDDADLEAAVHGAVAGALINTGQDCTAATRAYVQRPLYDAFVEQTAALMETVRLGDPFAAGTDLGPLISHVQRDRVAGFVDRARGYARVVTGGEAPQGDLAKGAYYRPTLIADAGQDSEIVQSEIFGPVLVVLPFDHDDEGIRLANDTPYGLAASAWSSNVYRANRATREIKAGCVWINDHIPIISEMPHGGYQASGFGKDMSVYSFEEYTQVKHVMFDNTAVVRKDWHRTVFGDR
- a CDS encoding DUF4190 domain-containing protein produces the protein MSYTNPTPGGYGPPNQPPQQPAPGYGYPQAGPSYPAAPPVGYGQGPGYAMPMQPSNGMGTTGLVLGIIGVVCSLTFFLWFFGVILGILGIIFGAIGRGKANRGEATNRGAATAGLVCGIVATVILPLLGLLLFASIMGAS
- a CDS encoding NADAR family protein, translating into MGKIDGVEALISEVRAGARVKYLHFWGHRPRPDGRIGASCLSQWWPSPFVVDGVEYATAEHWMMAGKARLFEDAEAERRILAAEHPAEAKKAGRLVRGFDEAIWERERFRIVVEGSVHKFAADEELRSFLLGTGDRVLVEASPVDRVWGIGLAADDAAASDPERWRGPNLLGFALMEARERLSGAEV